GATCGTGGTGGTCGCCGCCATCATCATCGCCGGCCGGCGCGGGACGGTGCTGTCCGAGGTCCTGGGAGCGGTCGCCGCCTTCGCCGCGTTCAGCAACATGGTGGGCGGCTTCCTGATCACCGACCGCATGCTGCGGATGTTCAAGCTGAGCGGGCGCAAGAAGTCATGAACC
This is a stretch of genomic DNA from Gemmatimonadales bacterium. It encodes these proteins:
- a CDS encoding NAD(P) transhydrogenase subunit alpha produces the protein MPQGFIENLYVFLLAGFLGFEVIRRVSPLLHTPLMSLTNALDAIVVVAAIIIAGRRGTVLSEVLGAVAAFAAFSNMVGGFLITDRMLRMFKLSGRKKS